The sequence GGGATGGATGGTTTCTTTTAGTGGCATAGTCACCTTTAAAAAATCAGAAGCTTTGCGTGAAGTTGCCAAAGAGATTCCTCTCAACCATATCCTCATCGAAACCGACACTCCCTATCTCGCTCCTCAGTCAAAGCGGGGAAAGACAAACGAGCCGAGTTTTGTTCCAGAAGTGGCCCAAACCATCGCGAATGTTAAGGGACTTCCCCTTGAAGAGGTCGCTTCGATGACCACTCAAAACGCCACCCATTTTTTCCGTTGCGGGTAGGTCTAGAGGGTATTGTCAAGAGCTGGTCAATAAAGAAGTCCTTGCTATGAGGAAAGTTCAAGGCGTCCGATGCAGGAATCCCAAGCCGGGCTTTCGAAGGAGAAGAGCGATGAAATTTTCCATAGGAAGGGCTTAAGGATTGATCAGCTCTTGACGACACCCTCTAATACTTTAGGCAGTTCTTGCCAGGGAAGGGCGGTCACGTTAGGTGCCAACTTTTGAGCTCTAGGTATCCGGCAAATGAGATACCCATGGGAGCTATTCTTATACTCATTAAGAAAAGTTTGTATGTGTCGTGCGTCTCGTGCTTGTGGGTTTTCTGTCCATTTGACTTCAACTGGGATATACTGGTTTGTTTTCTCAACGACCCAGTCTACCTCAGCTCCAGATGAGTCACGCCAAAACATGAGCGAACTTTTGATCGGGGCTGTTCTCATTTGACGCAAGAGTTCTAACCCCACCCATTGTTCAAACAAATTTCCCATGTATTTGTCAGGGATGTCCCGTCCCTCTCCTGCTGCAATGCGGCGTACCCCTAGGTCATAAATTAAAAACTTTGGCGATTTGACGAGTTTCTTTCGGGTGCGGGACAAAGAGAGTGGTTCCACCCTTTCCGCAACCAAACAGTCAACGAGAATTTGATAGTATTCACCAATGGTTGGGCTTGACACACCAACATCTTGCGATAGTTTATGAAAATTGCTGATGAGTCCCGACTCAAGGGCTGCCAAATCTAAAAAATTGCCGAAAGCGCCAATATTGCGGACAAGCGCTTCTGCACGAATCTCTTCTTCTAAATAGGTTGTCACATAAGAAAACAAATCTTCCTCTCGGTTTTCAATGGATTTTTCCAAAGTAATCTCTGGAAGGGATCCATAAAGTAAAAGCTCTTCTAGCGAATAAGGTAAATGTGTCATTTCATCGATGAGCAAGGGATCCATGCGTAGTGCGACAACACGTCCTGGCAACAGGTTTGCCTCTCCGTCTCGCCGGAGTTTTCGTGCGGATGATCCTGTTAACATAAACTGCGCGGTTTGGGAGTCGATTAAGTCCTGAGCAGCATCTAGTAAAGGCCTCACTTTTTGGATCTCATCGATAATCACTAGAGGGGTTTTTCCTGTCATAGCTTCTACTTCTCGGGTCAGCCTTCCAGGATCTTTTTCATAGACTTGACGATCTGCAGGCCTAGCTAAGTTGATATAAAGATCAGCATGAAAGCTTTTTACGAGGGTTGTTTTTCCGGTCTGACGGGGACCCAGTAATAAAATGCTCTTTTTTCGATTGAGCGCTTTTTTCACCCGCTCCTCTATTTGCCTAAAAATTAATGTCATCTTTAAAATTTCCTGGATTTTTTAAAGTCCACTTTAATTTTACCCGGAAATTTTAAAGGAAGTCAAGAAATAAGCCAGGTCAGAGCTTATCTATTTAATTAAGAGTAAGATGGTGGTTTTGCGGTGAACCTTTTTGCCTTATTCGAAACAAGGAAAAATAAATGAGCCAAGTTTTTCTTGGAAAATTATACTACAAAGTAGTATAATTAGGGGTAGAGGAAGATCATGCAACGACTTGTTATTCAGACGAAAATTTTCTCAGAGGTTTTAGATGATCTTATTAAGAAAAAACAGTTATTGCTTAAGGACTATCTGGACTACGAAAAGTCCGCCTTAAAAGCTCTTACTCTGGGAAGCGAGGTGGGTTTCGTGTTGACTATCTGGATATCCCTACGGAAGAGGTACTTTACCTCATTGTTGTTTATCCAAAAAACCAGAAAGAAGACCTCTCTTCTGAAGAGAAGAAAGAAATAAAAGCTTTGGTAGATTTTCTTAAAAATAAGGTGAAGATATGAGCAAAATGTATGAATACTTAAAGCAGGGACTGAGTGAGGCAATCGATCATGCTAGTGGGAAAAAAACTCTTCGAACCAAACAGGTCAAGCTTCCAAAGCCTCCAAAGGAGTACCGTGCAAAAGATATTAAAGCTCTAAGAAGAAAGTTTCATTGCTCTCAACGAGTTTTTGCACACATCCTAAACGTAAGTGTAAAAACAGTACAATCTTGGGAAATCGGTCAAAGACACCCTAACTCGACTACTAATCGCCTTTTAGAGATCCTAGAATCCGAAAGGAAGCGGGAAGAGTTTTTTGAAGCAATTAGCGCTTGATGTGTGGGGAATAAACTCATCAGTTTCGCAAACTCCGCTTCAACTGCAGCGAAATAAGTGGCACTCCGGGGTTAAAGAGGTCGCGATAATAACTGCTCATTTTTTCAAGCTGTAGCTTTTTCTTTGTATATTTTTTTTGATTTCGGTTTAATGGCGAAAAATGGCAACAGCAACAGTTCCTCTATCACGCCCCTTTATTTGGAGACGCCTCCACTCCCTTTTTGGTCTGTGGATTGTGATCTTTTTGATCGAGCATCTCCTCACCAACTCCCAAGCAGCCCTTTTGGTCGGGCAAAATGGGGAGGGGTTTATCCGCGCCGTCAACTTTATCAAGCACCTTCCCTACCTTCCCGTCATTGAAATCGTTCTTCTGGGTGTTCCCATCTTGATGCATATGGTATGGGGGATCAAAGTGATCATGACCTCAAAGGGAAATAGTCGTCCTTCTGATGGGACCCGTCCCGCCCTAACAAAATATCCCCGTAACCATGCCTTTTCATGGCAGCGGCTCACCTCGTGGATCCTGCTTGTGGGAATTATTGCCCATGTCGGCTACATGCGGTTTTACATGTACCCTACCATTGTTGATACCGGGGTCGATTCAGCCTACTTTGTTCGCGTTACCATGGATCCAGGACTTTATACCGTTAGTGATCGGCTGGGCGTTAAGCTTTACAACAAGCAAGCCATTGCTGAAATGAAACATAAGGTAGAAAGTGAGCGTCCCGAAAAAGTGGAAATCAAAGAGACCACGCCCTACATCTATCAAAAGAATATTGACGTCCTGATGAAGAGGTATCAAAACTGGGAAGACAAGAACGCCTACCTCGAGGGGCTTGCAAAGCGTTCCCTCTCTAAAGGGGAGGTGATTGCCGAAGCGCCCGACTTTGGAACAGCGATCCTCCTTGTTGTCCGCGATGCCTTTAAAAGTGTTTTCAAAGCGATTCTCTATACCATTTTTGTCTTTGCTGCCGTCTTTCATGGTTTTAATGGTCTTTGGACCTTCATGATTACTTGGGGGATTGTCCTCAGGATGCGCTCCCAGTCGCGCGCGGTCAATTGGTGTTATGGGATCATGGTGCTCATCGCTTTTTTAGGACTGGCGTCTGTATGGGGCACCTACTTCATCAACCTGAGGAACTGAATGAACCTACCTGTAAATTCGAACACCCTTTCTTTCCATGCTTTCTGCATCTTTTTGGACACTGACTTTTCGGTCTTGTCTTTTGGACAATGTCCTCAAGTCAGTACCCAAAAATCTGCTAGAAATCAAAGAAAATCAAGAATATTACCATTTACAGGTAGGTTCAAGTGAAGAAAAAGGAAGTCATTGTTGTTGGAGGAGGGCTTGCAGGACTTGCTGCAGCGATGCGCCTTGCAGAAAATGGATGCCATGTCAAAATTATTTCGGTGACCCAGGTCAAACGGTCCCACTCCGTTTGCGCCCAAGGGGGGATCAATGCCGCAGTGAACCTCAAGGGGGAAGAGGATTCCCCCCTCATCCACGCCTACGATACCATTAAAGGGAGTGACTTTCTTGCTCAGCAACCTCCCGTTTTGGAGATGTGCTTAGCGGGTCCACGGATTATCGAAATGATGGACCGGTTTGGATGCACTTTTAACCGCACCCCTGAAGGAAATATCGACTTCCGTCGCTTTGGAGGGACTCTCTATAACCGAACCGCATTCTGTAGTGCCTCCACCGGTCAGCAACTCCTCTATGCCCTCGATGAGCAGGTCCGTCGCTATGAAGTCAATGGCCTCATCGAAAAGTTTGAGCATCATGAATTTCTCCGCCTCATCCAAGATGAGCAGGGAAAAGCGCGCGGGATCGTCATGATGGATCTTTTCAACCTCAAGCTCGATATTCTCAAAGCCGATGCTGTTGTTATTGCCAGTGGAGGACCCGGCTTGATTTTCAAGCGTTCCACCAACTCGACCTTCTGTACAGGAGCGGCAAATGGGAGGCTTTACATGCAGGGGATGCACTATGCCAATGGAGAATTTATCCAAATCCACCCCACCGCCATTCCCGGAAGCGACAAACTCCGCCTCATGTCCGAATCGATCCGTGGTGAAGGGGGACGCGTCTGGGTTTATGGCGATAGCTCCAAGTCGATGGAAACCCCCGAAGGAAAAATGATTCCTTGCGGCGAAACCGGCAAACCCTGGTACTTCCTCGAAGAATTTTACCCCGCCTTTGGAAACCTGGTTCCCCGCGATATCGGAGCGCGCGAGATCCTCCGCGTCATCGAAGCAGGGCTCGGGATCGAGGGGAGAGAAGAGGTGTTCCTCGATGTGACCCACCTGCCAGAAGAAACCGTTCATAAACTCGAGTCTGTTCTCCACATCTACCAACGCTTTACAGGAGAAGATCCCCGGAAAG is a genomic window of Candidatus Neptunochlamydia vexilliferae containing:
- a CDS encoding ATP-binding protein, which produces MTLIFRQIEERVKKALNRKKSILLLGPRQTGKTTLVKSFHADLYINLARPADRQVYEKDPGRLTREVEAMTGKTPLVIIDEIQKVRPLLDAAQDLIDSQTAQFMLTGSSARKLRRDGEANLLPGRVVALRMDPLLIDEMTHLPYSLEELLLYGSLPEITLEKSIENREEDLFSYVTTYLEEEIRAEALVRNIGAFGNFLDLAALESGLISNFHKLSQDVGVSSPTIGEYYQILVDCLVAERVEPLSLSRTRKKLVKSPKFLIYDLGVRRIAAGEGRDIPDKYMGNLFEQWVGLELLRQMRTAPIKSSLMFWRDSSGAEVDWVVEKTNQYIPVEVKWTENPQARDARHIQTFLNEYKNSSHGYLICRIPRAQKLAPNVTALPWQELPKVLEGVVKS
- a CDS encoding helix-turn-helix domain-containing protein yields the protein MSKMYEYLKQGLSEAIDHASGKKTLRTKQVKLPKPPKEYRAKDIKALRRKFHCSQRVFAHILNVSVKTVQSWEIGQRHPNSTTNRLLEILESERKREEFFEAISA
- a CDS encoding succinate dehydrogenase, whose translation is MATATVPLSRPFIWRRLHSLFGLWIVIFLIEHLLTNSQAALLVGQNGEGFIRAVNFIKHLPYLPVIEIVLLGVPILMHMVWGIKVIMTSKGNSRPSDGTRPALTKYPRNHAFSWQRLTSWILLVGIIAHVGYMRFYMYPTIVDTGVDSAYFVRVTMDPGLYTVSDRLGVKLYNKQAIAEMKHKVESERPEKVEIKETTPYIYQKNIDVLMKRYQNWEDKNAYLEGLAKRSLSKGEVIAEAPDFGTAILLVVRDAFKSVFKAILYTIFVFAAVFHGFNGLWTFMITWGIVLRMRSQSRAVNWCYGIMVLIAFLGLASVWGTYFINLRN
- the sdhA gene encoding succinate dehydrogenase flavoprotein subunit; translated protein: MRLAENGCHVKIISVTQVKRSHSVCAQGGINAAVNLKGEEDSPLIHAYDTIKGSDFLAQQPPVLEMCLAGPRIIEMMDRFGCTFNRTPEGNIDFRRFGGTLYNRTAFCSASTGQQLLYALDEQVRRYEVNGLIEKFEHHEFLRLIQDEQGKARGIVMMDLFNLKLDILKADAVVIASGGPGLIFKRSTNSTFCTGAANGRLYMQGMHYANGEFIQIHPTAIPGSDKLRLMSESIRGEGGRVWVYGDSSKSMETPEGKMIPCGETGKPWYFLEEFYPAFGNLVPRDIGAREILRVIEAGLGIEGREEVFLDVTHLPEETVHKLESVLHIYQRFTGEDPRKVPMRIAPAVHYSMGGAWVDWPAADAPDRKTRFRQMSNLEGCFVAGEAEYQYHGANRLGANSLLSCIFGGLVTGVEVPRYLETLSESYGEVEEAPFKAALQEEEAFKQDLLSRNGKENVHKLHEELAHEMVQHVTVKRSNENLKKTIDFIKEIRERYKNISLDDTGSLHNQTYIFANQFQSMIELALVMTKGALLRDEFRGSHFKPEFSERDDQNWLKTTIASYNPNSDEPEITYEPVDTPYLKPIQRDYTKAKRIKPQLENIPTNIELPI